CGGCCGACCCCCGCGTCCGACATGGGACAGGTGTCCCCGTCACCGCATCCGCGTGGCCCACTCCTGCACCTTGGCGATGCGCTGCCGCAGCTGCCCGGCCGTGGCCTCGGCGCTCGGCGGACCGCCGCACACCCGGCGCAGCTCGGTGTGGATCACCCCGTGGGGCTTGCCGCTCTGGTGGGTGTACGCGCTGACCATGGTGTTGAGCTGCTTGCGCAGCTCCATCATCTCCTTGTGGGAGACGACGGGCCGCCGCTCGGCGGGCAGCTCAAGGAGGTCGGCCTCCGAGTCCGGCTTCTTGCGGCTGTGCGCGATCTGCCGCGCCTGCCGCTTCTGGAGGAGGAGCTGCACCTGGTCGGGTTCGAGCAGGCCCGGGATGCCGAGGTAGTCCTGCTCCTCGTCGCTCCCCGGGTGCGCCTGCATGCCGAACTCGGCGCCGTCGTAGAGAACGCGGTCGAAGACGGCGTCGGACTCCAGCGCCTCGAAGGCGAACTGCTCCTGCTCGCCGGTGTCCTCGTCCTCCTCCTTGTTCGCCTCCTCCATCTCCTTCTCGGACTCGGCGTAGGGGTCCTCCTCGCCCTCCTTCTTCGGCTTGTCGAGGGCGTGGTCGCGCTCGACCTCCATCTCGTTGGCGAAGGTGAGGAGGTCGGGGACGGTCGGGAGGAAGACGGAGGCGGTCTCGCCGCGCCGCCGGGACCGTACGAAACGGCCGACGGCCTGGGCGAAGAAGAGGGGCGTCGAGATGGTGGTGGCGTACACCCCGACCGCGAGCCTCGGGACGTCGACGCCCTCGGACACCATGCGGACGGCGACCATCCACCGGTCGTTGCTCGCGCTGAAGGAGTCGATCCGCTTGGACGCGCCGGTGTCGTCGGAGAGGACGAGGGTGGCCTTCGACCCCGTGATGTCACGGATGAGCTTGGCGTAGGCCCGGGCCGATTCCTGGTCGGAGGCGATGACGAGGGCCCCGGCGTCCGGGATCCCCTTCCTGACCTCGGTGAGCCGCTGGTCGGCGGCCCGTAGCACGCTGGGCATCCACTCACCACGCGGATCCAGGGCCGTACGCCAGGCCTGACTGATCGCGTCCTTGGTCATGGGTTCGCCGAGCCGGGCCGCGATCTCGTCACCGGCCTTGGTCCGCCACCGC
This is a stretch of genomic DNA from Streptomyces sp. NBC_00285. It encodes these proteins:
- a CDS encoding DEAD/DEAH box helicase, which produces MTTTAASSHHLSPAFPGRAPWGTANKLRAWQQGAMERYVQEQPRDFLAVATPGAGKTTFALTLASWLLHHHIVQQVTVVAPTEHLKKQWAEAAARIGIKLDPEYSAGPTGKDYHGVAVTYAGVGVRPMLHRNRVEQRKTFVILDEIHHAGDSKSWGEACLEAFEPATRRLALTGTPFRSDTNPIPFVTYEEGNDGIRRSSADYTYGYGNALADHVVRPVIFLSYSGQMRWRTKAGDEIAARLGEPMTKDAISQAWRTALDPRGEWMPSVLRAADQRLTEVRKGIPDAGALVIASDQESARAYAKLIRDITGSKATLVLSDDTGASKRIDSFSASNDRWMVAVRMVSEGVDVPRLAVGVYATTISTPLFFAQAVGRFVRSRRRGETASVFLPTVPDLLTFANEMEVERDHALDKPKKEGEEDPYAESEKEMEEANKEEDEDTGEQEQFAFEALESDAVFDRVLYDGAEFGMQAHPGSDEEQDYLGIPGLLEPDQVQLLLQKRQARQIAHSRKKPDSEADLLELPAERRPVVSHKEMMELRKQLNTMVSAYTHQSGKPHGVIHTELRRVCGGPPSAEATAGQLRQRIAKVQEWATRMR